The genomic window GAAGTAATGGAACTGTCTTCTGGAATTCGGAAGCTGCTTTCCGGTGTCAAAACCAACAAATCTACACCTTTTAACCTGAACTCAATGCCTTATCACTGCTATCAAGATGTTTCCAACCTGCAATGCTATCAGAGTGACTTTTCCAAGCTAGAAGAATTGATTCGGGTTCTGGCAAATGTGGATGCAATTAATGGAAAACTTGTTGACACAATTAGTAATTCAACCATTTTTTATGAGCAGATTAAGCATGATATGTGTACCTTCAAGTCTCTTGTCCGGGCCTTTATTGGATCTCCACCAGTTCAGCACAAAATGAAACAGGTTCTGGTCTCCACCATGGGAACACAAAATGAACCATTTTCTCCTTTCAGTCAAGCAAGAGAAAGAGAACCTATAGTGATtgataaccttgccaaagtgagCAACTTTCTTGATGTTTCTACTCAACAAAGGAAGGTAGTTCGTCTCAAAGTGTGTCCACAGGCAACCCAGCACCGCATATTGACTGGTACACTCAAGGAAGTTCTGAATAACTTTAAAGTTGATTTGGATGCTTTGGATTCTCAGGGCTTAGACAAAGATACTATAATGGGTCAGCAAATTGTTCTTACCTGCCTGAAGTTTCTCACTGAAGCTGCTGTTTCCAATGAACCTGAATCCACTTCATGGATGAGGCTTTCACCTTCAAAAAATGTGAACACCTCTGGTTCCCGGAAATGGGAAGATGTTCTTGAGATGTTCAATGATCTGATCGAGTATTTTAGAGCCGAAACAAGATTAAAGTTGCATGTGGCTAAGGCTGAAGTCATGAAAGAAGGGCTTTTGCAAATCAAGGACATTTTGATTGACAACAGTATTGGATACAAGGAAGCTAGACACCAAGAACGCCTGGTGCAAAAGAAGCTTTCCAAAACATTGGGACACTCATCTGGCTGCTTATTCACGCTATTATTATATTACCTCTTTGGAAGAGTCTCAGATATTGAAGTAGACATGGCTGGGGGAGTTTACGAGAGTGGAAGCGACAACAAGAACCGGTTGTGTATGGGAAGAATTTTGACTTCAGATAGTGAGAAGATGATTGGGCGTGGTGTGAAGCAGTTGGATAGAGCACTTAGCCTTTTCAAGTTTGTATGGGAAACTGCTGAAATGAAAGGTCATTTGGACCTTCAAGGCCATTTGTGGTGTGTTGGAGAACACAGTAGGGTTCTTAGGTACAGAGGAAACACATACTTTCTTCATGGCATTTGCCTTTAATCTTGGAAACTCATATGTAGTTGTTTTCATGTGAATTTGATAGTTAAAAACCGTTAAATAACAATTTAGTCACGcatgtcaaatcatctaacgattcTTAACTATTAATGTCGCGTGAAGACAACTATATGTGAGTATCTTTACAAAATCATTCAACCTCTATTCtatgatttttattattttcatagCTTTTGTTGTCACAAACAAATGTTCAATTGCAAATTATCTTGTGTATGTGCCCATTTTCATATGAATAATTTAGTCTATTAGATTTTGGAACAGTATCTAAATGAAGAATGGAGGATGCTGATGTAGGATATGAAATTTTTCACTTGCCCTTAATTGCTACCAATCATACAAATGCGCGTTCCACAAATTCTTTGTACCTTGACTCTTCAGAAAATATGCCATAAGCCAATAACAATAAGCATAGATTTTAATTTATTCCTATTTGATTGATGTTATATCGCCACTATCTAATGCCATGGGAAGTAgggaacaaaataaattaaaaaatccaCTTCACTTTTTAAGCTTATCGCTAAATGAAAATACGTAGAGCAAGATCATGATAGTTCATCATCTTGCACGAAAATTTGCTAAGAATTTTGGCATATTACAAGGTGTAAAATGACCAAACTTTTGAGATCGTCAACACACTGAATACATATAATTAGCCACACAAAACAAAATTGCATTTCGTCTCATGTTTAGGGTGGGAAAGGTACACAACAAAATTTCATGATGTGTAGTTTGATAACGATCCTATCCTTTTGGTAAGGCATAAATAAGATTTTTGTCCTATTTTTTACGTTCTGAGAGTAAATAAATACTcttgttttatgttttttttccTCAATAATGTGGCccaaatttttattagtttttattttgttaatttttgaaatttttaaattaaaaagtaaaaccttataaattataatgctaacttaaaatataattaatggaCTAAATTATTATCCTAACACTTGAGAATCCCTATTTTTGGCTCCATAAAAATATACATTTATAGTATTTAATTATTAGCGGAATTCTTTTACATATTTTGGGGCGAATTCTTTTATTAAAGGAGAGCCTTTTAATGTTACAATAATGGGAAATCCTTGTAATCTTCTTCACACATGCCATGCAATGCAAAGcatagtgatgatgatgatattaTTGTTGGGTTAGGAGCCCATGTCACTTAGCAATTGTTGTATGTCATTTCCTCAAACATTTTGCAGCAATAAATGCCCACTCAACCTACAAAACGACACGTATTTTAATGCATATATTTTATAGTTATTGAAGCCAAGTCACTTGCTAAGCTGGAGTTGGCGGGGGAATCAGAATTGACCAAGAATTCCAATTTTGTTAAATCATTCCATGAAGTTTTCTTCGGTGAAATCGTTATTTTTAAGTCATGTACTTTTCACGCATGAAAACATTATTGAGTACCTCATTTCTCACTGTGttacttaaattattttttatcaatagtAGATATAGGtttatttgttataattttttttagtgggagtatatagaaaatacataatatataaaatataataacttAATAGATATTTTTTAAAGAGAGATTTTTCATTCTCTTGAATAATGAGAATAACTTTCTTTTTTAATTCCTTTTAGTTCATCAAACAATCAACATCACAATTTAAACAGCTTAAGGCATGAGATTTTTTTCATGGTACAGTGAGCGTGGAGAGCAACCAAATTGTGAATCAAATTGATAAAGGCTGTGAATTGAGATCCAACCGTTACCAATTttgtcattttctttcttttcctaatttttctTTCGACATTTTCCTTTCCCCTCTCTTACCTCTTCCTTCAAACTCATCCAATGGAGTTTGATGAGAGACTATTTCGCAAGATTCTTTCTTAGTGAACATAGCTACTCCGATCAACGAGTTGGAAGGAAGAAGATCTGAATTCTTATTATTCTGTGattcattgatttctcaaaatgACGGATATGGTAAACAAATTCTGGAGTGGTGATTTTGACAACTAGAGCAATGACATTCTCCTCCATCAACTCACGAACCTTCAATCTTAAATTTTGAAGAACACCACAAGTTCGATTCAATATCAATGAAATCCCTGTTTTCTCCACCTTAGAGAAAATCTAGGTAGTAGAAGTCGTGGAGCTACATTGGCATACTCTCATTGTAACAAGCAAGACCACCCAGAAGATGTGTGCTATAAGAAGGATGGGTACTCCTCCCATTTCTATCAACGGCAGCAACATAACATCACCATCAATCACGTTATCACTGAGGGTCATGATGATATACTCAGTGACAAACAATCACAGCTCAATTGTCTCCAAGAGAACACTGGAACATCAAGATCTGGGTTCACTTCAGAGCAAAGATTTGCCTTGTTAGAGTTGATCAAAGACAAAAGTGTGCAACAGCAACCTTGTGTTAAGGGAGAAGAAGTCAAAACTTAAGTAACAACTAAAGTAACAAATTACGTGAAGTCAGTAAAATTCTGTTATGAGAAGAATTCAGTTAGAGTGGCTGTTAGAGGTAGTTAGAGGGTGTTAGTGCAATTTTTATTAAGCTATAAAATAGGAGTTAGATTCCTTTGTATAACTACTCTTTAATAACACATTTTTCTCATTTAGCTCTTAATCATTTTTTATCATTACTTTCTCTGCATCATTCTCTCTTCTTTGGTCATCAGTGTTCTTTCTCAATAGATGCAAGATCCTtcacatggtatcaagagcaggTTGAAAACGATCGTGGCTCTACTCCTTGTAACTTCATCAACAAATCTCAAGAACGCACGGGTTCCTCTAGTAGACAAACTTGAAGAAAATAACTTCTCAACATGGAGGCACATCATCCTTCTAACATTTCAGACGTTTGAGCTTGAGGATCATCTCGATCTGTCAAAAACTCCATCACAGTAAGAATCAGTTACAATTGTTGAAGAAAGTCAAAGCTCAGATTCTGCACAACAAACTCCAGCCCCTCTGCTACAAAAGATGAGGTCCCTGCAACAACGAAATCCACACCTACATCAACAATTCAAAAGGACTCATCCAAATACAAAGAATGGAGGCAAAATGACCTTGCACTCATGACTTGGGCTGTGTCCTCCATGAATGGTACATACAAGAACAAGATGGTACACTGCGTTACTTTTGCTAAAATGTGGGAAAAGATTAATCACATCTTTACGGTTTCTTCAAGAACACGTATTCAAAGTTTAAAGACTCAGCTTAGAGCTTGCAAGAAAACTACAACAATTGTTGAATATCTCTCTATAATTCGCACGATTGCAAACTCTCTCATTGCTATAGGTTACTCATTTCAAGAAAATGATCACATCCAAGCTATCTTGGATGGTCTCACAGAAGAATATCAAGGCTACATCACATCAGTGATGTCTCGAATGACAAATTTCACAATTCATGAAGTAGAATCATTTTTGCTTGCCTATGAAGATATGCTCGAGAGGTTTAAGAAGCCTGAACAAGGGATTGTTTTAGCAAATTTAGTTCAATCTTCTCCATTTTCACCACCAAACTTTGGAAGAGGAAGATATGGAAGAAGGGACTGTGCTGGGAGATCTATGAGAATGGGTGTTAGATTTATGAATTCAATACCTTAATGCCAATTATGTGGTAGAATGGGTGATGTAGTGCAAAATTGTTATCAcaggtttgatgctcaatttcagAATTCATCATCTTCAACATCTACTCAGACTGCAGTTCCATATGCAAATTCACTTCCACCACCTCCTCCAGCATCCTTTCATCAACCTCGAGCATACATGACCACCTCTTCCACCCTGAATGACAGTGCATGCTACCCAGATTCTGGTACTTCACATCATATTACTGCTAAACATGCCAATTTCCTGAATTCCACCGATTCATCACAAGGCCATGAGCAACTCTTTGTTGGTAATGGTCAGGGAGTATCTATTTTACATCATGGATCTACAATTCTTTATgataaatatcaaaatatttcatttaaattaaatAACTTACTGCATGTCCCTTCTATTACACAAAATCTTTTGAGTGTGTCCAAATTCGCTGAGG from Arachis ipaensis cultivar K30076 chromosome B09, Araip1.1, whole genome shotgun sequence includes these protein-coding regions:
- the LOC107617629 gene encoding uncharacterized protein LOC107617629 isoform X3, translating into MELSSGIRKLLSGVKTNKSTPFNLNSMPYHCYQDVSNLQCYQSDFSKLEELIRVLANVDAINGKLVDTISNSTIFYEQIKHDMCTFKSLVRAFIGSPPVQHKMKQVLVSTMGTQNEPFSPFSQAREREPIVIDNLAKVSNFLDVSTQQRKVVRLKVCPQATQHRILTGTLKEVLNNFKVDLDALDSQGLDKDTIMGQQIVLTCLKFLTEAAVSNEPESTSWMRLSPSKNVNTSGSRKWEDVLEMFNDLIEYFRAETRLKLHVAKAEVMKEGLLQIKDILIDNSIGYKEARHQERLVQKKLSKTLGHSSGCLFTLLLYYLFGRVSDIEVDMAGGVYESGSDNKNRLCMGRILTSDSEKMIGRGVKQLDRALSLFKFVWETAEMKGHLDLQGHLWCVGEHSRVLRYRGNTYFLHGICL